In the Macrobrachium rosenbergii isolate ZJJX-2024 chromosome 23, ASM4041242v1, whole genome shotgun sequence genome, one interval contains:
- the LOC136851252 gene encoding uncharacterized PE-PGRS family protein PE_PGRS54-like gives MRVHFVLAAALVAVSLADKKEKATERLGTLSTEGNSIDVLGGGGVGLNEVAGFGGSGGGFGGSSDGFGGAGGLGGGAGGLGGSGGGFGGGAGGLGGGAGGFGGSGGGFGGAGDSLGGSGGLGGGAGGLGGSGGGFGGSGDGFGGSGGLGGGAGGLGGSGGGFGGGAGGLGGGAGGFGGSGGGFGGAGDSFGGSGGLGGGAGGLGGSGGGFGGGAGGLGGGAGGLGGSGGGFGGSDGLGGGAGGLGGSAGGFGGAGDSFGGAGGLGGGAGGPGGSAGGFGGAGDSFGGAGSLGGGAGGLGGSGGGFGGAGDSFGGAGGLGGGAGGLGGSGGGFGGAGDSFGGASGLGGGAGGLGGSGGGFGGAGDSFGGAGGLGGGAGGLGGSGGGFGGAGDSFGGAGGLGGGAGGLGGSGGGFGGAGDSFGGSGGLGGGAGGLGGIGGGFGGPGDSFGSSGGLGGGAGGLGGSGGGFGGPGDSFGGSSGLGGGAGGLGGSGGGFGGAGDSFGSSGGLGGGAGGLGGSGGGFGGAGDSLGGSGGLAGGAGGLGGSGVGLGGGAGGLGGGSGSFGGAADGFGGSAGSLGGGAGGFDGAGLGSGGAVGSGPGGFGDAGSGFGGGVGGLGSGAGLGGGAGFGGGTGGLGGGAGGFDGGAGLGGGAGSFGGAGGLGGGAGAGLGGGSGFGGGAGGLGGGAGGFDGAGLGGGSGFGGGAGGLGGGAGGFDGAGLGGGSGFGGGAGGLGGGAGSFGGAGGLGGGTGGLSGGAGGFDGSGLGGGSGFGGGLGGGAGGFGSAGGLGGGTGGFSDEVGGFGGAGGLGGGAGGLSGEVGGFSGAGGVGGVGGGGFGGPAVGGGALGGSGFGGPGVGVGTGGGAVGGGIGGGLSGPAIGGAVVSAGGPSIAVGGGPGPIISTGERSEFITTGPAVTTTVVHGGGTVVGPRPYGYGRPRGVEIRKGILTYHGKFVTPGSRRIPYAPYG, from the coding sequence AGGGTTCATTTTGTCTTGGCCGCTGCTCTGGTGGCAGTGTCCTTGGCCGACAAGAAAGAAAAAGCCACAGAAAGACTCGGGACGCTTAGTACCGAAGGAAACAGCATCGAtgtattaggaggaggaggagttggattAAATGAAGTAGCTGGCTTTGGAGGGAgtggaggaggatttggaggatctAGTGATGGCTTTGGAGGTGCTGGTGGTCTAGGCGGTGGAGCAGGTGGTCTTGGAGGAAGTGGAGGTGGATTTGGAGGCGGTGCTGGAGGCCTAGGCGGCGGAGCAGGTGGTTTTGGAGGAAGTGGAGGCGGATTTGGAGGAGCTGGAGATAGCCTTGGAGGTTCTGGTGGTCTAGGGGGTGGAGCAGGTGGTCTTGGAGGAAGTGGAGGTGGATTTGGAGGATCTGGTGATGGCTTTGGAGGTTCTGGTGGTCTAGGCGGTGGAGCAGGTGGTCTTGGAGGAAGTGGAGGTGGATTTGGAGGCGGTGCTGGAGGCCTAGGCGGCGGAGCAGGTGGTTTTGGAGGAAGTGGAGGCGGATTTGGAGGAGCTGGAGATAGCTTTGGAGGTTCTGGTGGTCTAGGGGGTGGAGCAGGTGGTCTTGGAGGAAGTGGAGGTGGATTTGGAGGTGGTGCTGGAGGCCTAGGAGGTGGAGCAGGTGGTCTTGGAGGAAGCGGAGGTGGATTTGGAGGTTCTGATGGTCTAGGAGGTGGAGCAGGTGGTCTTGGAGGAAGTGCAGGTGGATTTGGAGGAGCTGGAGATAGCTTTGGAGGTGCTGGTGGTCTAGGAGGTGGAGCAGGTGGTCCTGGAGGAAGTGCAGGTGGATTTGGAGGAGCTGGAGATAGCTTTGGAGGTGCTGGTAGTCTAGGAGGTGGAGCAGGTGGTCTTGGAGGAAGTGGAGGCGGATTTGGAGGAGCTGGAGATAGCTTTGGAGGTGCCGGTGGTCTAGGAGGTGGAGCAGGTGGTCTTGGAGGAAGTGGAGGCGGATTTGGAGGAGCTGGAGATAGTTTTGGAGGTGCCAGTGGTCTAGGAGGTGGAGCAGGTGGCCTTGGAGGAAGTGGAGGCGGATTTGGAGGAGCTGGAGATAGCTTTGGAGGTGCTGGTGGTCTAGGAGGTGGAGCAGGTGGTCTTGGAGGAAGTGGAGGCGGATTTGGAGGAGCTGGAGATAGCTTTGGAGGTGCTGGTGGTCTAGGAGGTGGAGCAGGTGGTCTTGGAGGAAGTGGAGGGGGATTTGGAGGAGCTGGAGATAGCTTTGGGGGTTCTGGTGGCCTAGGAGGTGGAGCAGGTGGCCTTGGAGGAATTGGAGGGGGATTTGGAGGACCTGGAGATAGCTTTGGAAGTTCTGGTGGTCTAGGAGGTGGAGCAGGTGGTCTTGGAGGAAGTGGAGGGGGATTCGGAGGACCTGGAGATAGCTTTGGAGGTTCTAGTGGTCTAGGAGGTGGAGCAGGTGGTCTTGGAGGAAGTGGAGGCGGATTTGGAGGAGCTGGAGATAGCTTTGGAAGTTCTGGTGGTCTAGGAGGTGGAGCAGGTGGTCTTGGAGGAAGTGGAGGCGGATTCGGAGGAGCTGGAGATAGCTTAGGAGGTTCTGGTGGTCTAGCAGGTGGAGCAGGTGGTCTTGGAGGAAGTGGGGTTGGGCTTGGAGGAGGAGCTGGAGGTTTAGGAGGTGGATCAGGCAGTTTTGGAGGAGCTGCAGATGGCTTTGGAGGGAGTGCTGGAAGCTTAGGAGGTGGAGCAGGTGGTTTTGATGGAGCTGGTCTGGGAAGCGGAGGCGCTGTTGGCAGCGGACCTGGAGGCTTTGGTGATGCTGGGAGTGGATTTGGAGGAGGTGTTGGAGGCCTAGGCAGTGGAGCTGGTCTTGGAGGTGGAGCAGGATTTGGCGGAGGAACTGGAGGACTGGGAGGTGGAGCAGGAGGCTTCGATGGTGGAGCTGGTCTTGGTGGTGGAGCAGGAAGTTTTGGTGGGGCTGGAGGTCTAGGAGGTGGAGCAGGTGCTGGTCTTGGAGGTGGATCAGGATTTGGAGGAGGAGCTGGAGGACTGGGAGGTGGAGCAGGTGGTTTTGATGGAGCTGGTCTTGGAGGTGGATCAGGATTTGGAGGAGGAGCTGGAGGACTGGGAGGTGGAGCAGGTGGTTTTGATGGAGCTGGTCTTGGAGGTGGATCAGGATTTGGAGGAGGAGCTGGAGGACTGGGAGGTGGAGCAGGTAGTTTTGGTGGGGCTGGAGGTCTAGGAGGTGGAACAGGAGGCCTTAGTGGTGGAGCAGGTGGTTTTGATGGCTCTGGTCTTGGAGGTGGATCAGGATTTGGAGGAGGACTGGGAGGCGGAGCAGGTGGTTTTGGTAGTGCTGGAGGACTAGGAGGTGGAACTGGAGGTTTTAGTGATGAAGTAGGTGGGTTTGGTGGGGCTGGAGGACTAGGAGGTGGAGCTGGAGGCCTTAGTGGTGAAGTGGGTGGTTTTAGTGGAGCTGGAGGTGTAGGTGGAGTAGGCGGAGGTGGATTTGGAGGACCAGCTGTTGGCGGAGGAGCTCTAGGTGGGTCTGGCTTTGGAGGACCAGGTGTTGGAGTTGGAACTGGAGGAGGAGCAGTTGGCGGTGGAATTGGAGGTGGACTATCCGGGCCTGCAATTGGTGGAGCAGTGGTGAGCGCTGGAGGACCTAGCATCGCAGTTGGAGGAGGACCTGGACCCATTATTAGCACTGGTGAAAGGTCAGAATTCATCACTACTGGACCTGCTGTGACTACCACAGTTGTTCATG